The Triticum urartu cultivar G1812 chromosome 6, Tu2.1, whole genome shotgun sequence genome includes the window tgatgtgatcccgttatcaacgacatccaatgtccatggtcaggaaaccgtaaccatctattgatcaacgagctagtcaactagaggcttactagggacatggtgttgtctatgtatccacacatgtatctgagtttcctatgaatacaattctagcatggataataaactattatcatgaacaaggaaatataataataactaatttattatttcctctagggcatatttccaacactagaatcgttcatattgactaagttgacaaagccctccgtccccgtcaacttggtaggcccacaagtcagcctcccactatgctgggttccagctggtagggggaatattcatttttttgtgcgtaataagaaggcacttccttgcgtgcgaagatagctggtgggtctgacatgtcagcggggggcactttatttcgcgaaatacagaggcccttccggtgggtcccagatgtcaggtgcaggaatcattattttgcgcgtaataaggaggcatttccttgtgtgcggccatggacccagctgtcagcctctccgcacacagtctacttccgatggtgtcgttcgttgaccatgttgaccacgccacgccaagcgcatccaaggtggtggacgacggcgaggcctcggacaacaacgagccggagatgggaagacgcgagAGTAGAGTCAcagacagagaggtgtacgagggttaactggttctagtgcggtgtggttccgcagtcggtggagaagaacaggaggtgtggaggggtggagggatggcctggcgaacggtggagtagcgcttcatagcgaagcgtgctaagcagagctgctagcagcaggaggcgggaggtggtcctggcggcgctagaggaagaagacgagagattgaagatggatgccggtcgttggatgtaaatccaacggctaacatgtcagaatcatttattgactaaattgacaacgacttgcattggcttcgacctattggcccacatttcagcctccaaaaatgtggcacgtattcaacccattttttcagaatttacagtcttttttttgcgcggtagaatttacagtcaatttgatcttttttttaaTTACAACCATTAGGTGgtctgggtgaacaaataatgtagcgtccatgcggcccgtttattttatttcctaaaataatacaggccatttgcactttctcaaaatacacgattttgctgggctgattctaattataatgttgggttgggccagcaatgttatcaaaaaataaaagggctgagcattttgttataaatatgtttaaataataagtgatattattacattcatccttaaatcttaccaagcttttgtacacaatcactaggattttcgtgccaaaacaatccaggattttatttgttaagaaattatttttataagttaataagatgtgggatattgttttcttacatatgtaagtatctgttaaatatatgatgacaataaaaataatatataataacatataaatatttttttttagaaaaatagggagcatctccccggttccattgctgagaatgaaaccacaacatattctgatacagcagctcaaagagcagttcgaaagcaaaggtagaaaagctacaaactaggggggtggatgaacaagttctccgaataacacaaatcacccgagcggtgccaaaggcagagcagatagagcactcaaatgacacaaggagggtccagcaaagccttcatggtcttcagccgaggggccgtgtcagccagcggcgaccagtaagcaagcggagacaccaggctggaaggcgtagcatggtggatgtccctctttttcggcgccaggtgcccatcatcttcatcagagatcttgagacgagcccacgggtccagccccagagcaggtcgagccttattcagccacaagtgatcgctaacggtttctggagggatcttgttagggttttcacgaagctcatcaacttgttcTTGTCCGAcccggaggagagaatcgcccagttcctcaccatgttcctgatcaacctcaagacctgcggaatggaaatccaggaggtgttactgaaaatcatagcatttctatatttttagaggcaccaaaggacagctgagctaacaaTGTTTAAAACTGAgaactttttggtagcaatccagaatctggggacagattcgaaggatgagccaatctgactagagaaatattcctcaatgtgggcccagagatgtttagcaactatacattcaaaaaataggtgagaacaagactcttgttccaagcagtaaacacaatcaaggggtttgatgatgtgtctcttcctaaggttatccctagtcatcaatttgtttttggagagaagccagagaaatacatgaattttagggggaactctcaatttccagacagcaggAATAAACatgggttgaacccctctaaagttgataacatgatagagggagctagaggaatacttccccttattgtccagctgccaaatcagggcatccggctcggagtaaaggtaatgcttttggcaatttctTCCAACTGGAACCActgttccatgagactatcactaaagttccttctaaaagagagttttaggcattgaccatcccaaacttcattgatacttttgttaagctcattgcggacagagtaaataggccaaaattggactgctaggggggatgtgccaaaccgagtatcttcccagaacttggttctgctcccatcccctatgttccatctgtagccaaatttcacagcatgcataatagattttaatcctttcaagaatctagaggtcttagggttggaggaagggacaaaaatattaggtttatttcctaggtatttatgggcaataagaagcttccagggtttcaggtcttcctcatagaatcttttaatccaagaccctagaagacaaaTGTTAATTtgttggaggttaggtatgcctaggcctccaaaatcttttttcatagagactagggtccaattagcaaggtgtagcttcctatttccctcaaaatcattccacaacaaatgagacatctgagaattgatgaggttcactgcccatttagggaacttgaagaaggagagtaGATACACtagaatgctagccaaacaagcttgtatgaggatcaatctacctctgtaagagagaagtttgcccctccacccagcaatccttttaatgattttatccagaaggggttgtatatcctctctcctcagtttatcataatggagagggatacctaggtacttaatgggaagttacctttattatagactagaatagagaggaagtcagctaactcctgatcatccatgttgatagggatgagttcactttatagtagttgattctcatgcctgagacttgttcaaaccaggttagaacagttttcagattgctagcatgtgtggattcattgtctaagaaaaggatggtatcatttgcatattgaaggcagatgatgccaccagggcagacctcaggacagagccctgcaatcagactatgatcagcagctttggtcagcattttagtaagaacgtccattactaaattaaacaaaagtgGGGAGATgtggtcaccttgcctaaggcctttactagcaaggaaaaaatcactttcacagttatttaacttgaccccaacggaccccccatgagtaagttgctggatccaactctcctctatgaaaaGCTTGGAAAAGGTCTAAGAGATAATTTTTCAgcaagtcccaaaaatgctggtaaaacaagaagggaatcccatcaggaccaggagccccatcaggataagagctaaaaatggcttccttcacctctgtctctgaaaaaggggcttctagcagctcattttcagcaggagatattttttcagaagcagagaaaaaattgttttATAGAGAGAACCCAtaagggttttctttcttaaacaaGTCTTTGTGGAACTtactagccactttcagcatctcatctacctcagtaacagggccattagggccatcaagggagtgaatgagggttttcctcctcctctgattagctactgcatggaagtaagcagtatttctatcaccctccttaatgttcctatctctagacctttgcttggctttgatttcttcttaaagccaaattttcttaagctctccatggacaaagtttaatctattagtctcagcctcagagaggtcagtggtttctgccttaatatctagagaatcaaactcaaggaggagaagcattttgtatcttctaagattagcttcctcattggagttccaccctttggtagttcttctaaatTTTCTGATTTTGATCCGTcaattttctagggggcagctGCTCCCAATAGGCTCATTTcagattttcctgactagctcagtaaaatcttctctaagcaaccaccacttttcaaatttaaaactattgctctttggaTTTTGGTtaagatcagagtcccagagcaaaggagtgtggtcactaccacatctgggcagagctctacaactagaaaggggaaagaaactatctaattctgtgtcatagaaaattctgtcaatggtggacataatcctggagcagcacttccaacatatctagcagaactgtgggttttccttctgacagcGCAATTCTCAattttatgggtaaccattttgtaggtaaaacaactcttgggcttgacacatttatccaaatgatgccctggttccccacagttgtagcagatcacctcagagtatgccataaggcccgaagcaggggcaggagcagttttttggatgtcctatctcttcttttgctgattcttgccttgagatttctcACTGATCTGAGAGTCAAAACCActagcagattgatcttgggcaattacaggagcctgcccagattgtgcccccatttggggcagAGGTGGGCCGTACCATTGCCCAACCGGTgctccccccattgtgataggggaaattcatcggagttcctggttccttctcgtcctccagccagatgttgtctctcagaaagcagaaataaccaccagacaactcaattgaagcagattgcaagcctaatttcaatcttctatatgtttgggggagaggtaaggtaggggatccacctggtcccgctccggtggcgtgctggtgcgcaggagtccagtcaagcattcccatctcgcagcacaGCGTgaatctcctgaattcacttctcctttcgcaCATCGAACGAACGCAGTCGGcggctcactggggtggggcatcctgtgcttctccgagaaatctccttcgaagtagatccgcagggctagattcagcagctcccaatccacatgatccttgcacatccacATCTGTGATCACAGATATCGGATGCTTCTGTGCCATGCAATCAGAAAAGGTCCACAACATCCACTCGTATGCCTGGCTTGTTTCATGAGAAATTATACCACAACCAAATATAACAGTGCTGCGGTGGTGATTCAACCCGACAAACGGCACGAATGGCAGATTGTAATTGTTGGTTCTGTATGTGCTATCGAAAACAATGACGTCTCCGAAAGCCTCGTAGTCAAGTCGCGATTGACTATCAGCCCAGAACAGTCCCTTCAGATGGCCATGCTCGTCTACCAAGTACTTGAAGAAAAAATCCACATCTCGCTCTCGCCTCGCCATCATGTGCATGATCACCGTATTAGCATCACCGGCACTGATTGTCTCCTGCTTATTAGCATGGCAGAAATTATAAATGGCCCTCTTTATGCATCCAACCTTATCAAATCCACCATATTGAAAGCACAAAATATCCATAATACGGTATTTGCGGATCCCATATTTTTCCATGTCCGCAATGTCCGCTTTCTGCTCATCGCTAATTCGTCTATGCGAACGCAGCAGACAAGAAAGATCCCGTGGGGCTAGAGGATGGCTGTGCTCATCGATGAAATCCTTGACAAACCACCGACCGGTTTCCTCCTGTCTCGTAATGACCAATTTAGCATTACACCCAACACGAGTTAAACTTCGTGGCCTCCTCTTTCTATCTTCCATCTTTCTTTTCATGTGCTTCTCTTCGCGAAACCCTTGACGACTACACACAATTTTCCTTAAAATTATGTATTTGTTGGATCCATCCCACTCAACGTAGCTTTTCCTCACACTAAAACCTTTTTCAAGAGCATATTTGTTGTAGAATTCATAGCCTTCAgcctcactatcaaacatcttcCTGACAACATTTAGATACTCGAACATACTCTCATCACTTGCATACGCCATGTCTTCCTGCATATGACATGTGAGGGAAACCAATCATCAACATCTTTCTGTTTATCAATATTGCAGGTGTAAAATAGCTCATAGGCAAAGACAAGTGCATGGAAAAGACTTTGCTGGTTTGACATGTGAGGGAAACCAATCATCAACGTCCAACAAGTAGTATCTCATCTTCCTTTAAACTATATTTCATGCGCTATGCAAACCTAAAGTGATGATGACTTTAATAAACTAAATTAAGTGAACTATGGAACCAGTATCTCATCTTCCTTTAGTATATCTCATCTCAAACGTCAAGGAAGTAAGCAATGCCCTCAACATCTTACTTAAACAAACATGATGCGATTAGCTCAAGAGAAACTATGCCAGGATGAAGCTTTCCATTCGTTGTTCTAGTCCGTACCCGGATCTTGTGGGGTTGAGGTTGTACTGCATGCACGGTGGAGGGGCGCAACGGCCAAGAGAACGAGCAGAACGCCAAGCCGAATTCATACCTTAAGGATGGTACGCGCGAAGAGATGGGATCGCCCGCCGCGGTCGCCGCCGATTCAGCCGGCGCAGATccggccttcttcttcttcggtgACGGCGTGGGGGGCTGGGGTTGGTTGGGTGGAGGACGAGGACGATGAATTTATTCCTCTCGCCGGGCAGGTCGAGGACGGAGAAGGTCAGGAGCGGCGAGCGGCGACGAATAGATCGGAGGAGGATTCTGAACTGGATCGAGTAGACATGGATCTGGTCCTCAGGTGATTGGTTCAAGAAAAGATATTTCCCCCTGGACCATTATGCCCTTATCGCAATTAATATATTAAATTTAATCAATTAAAATTCCCCGCAAGATCTGACGGCTAATAAAAATCAGACGTGATCAGACATGTAAGTACTGCTAAGTACTCCGAGTACTAACCCAATCACCGTAAAACAGCTCATAATATATACTCCTCTCTAATACTAGAATTATTATTTATTCTCCAGATTTATGGATCGCCAATGCGTTCCGTGACGGACAACACCATCCTTGATTCACTTGAAGAGATAGAGATTGATTATATGAAAGGGTCAGAAGATGTATTGGTGGAATTCCTAAAGCAGCTGATATCCAATAATATATGGAGCATGCCAAAGCTGAAAAGTGTGGAAATCAACATGTTGCACTCCCCTTCTTCCGTGAACGACGTGGTACACGAGCGGATCCACGCCATGTTCCCTCGGAATATCAGCATCAGATCAAATGCGTTTCCGAATGCAAGTCCGCGCCAGATTATTTGAAGCTATTATTTCTACATGACCTGCGTTTTCATACTTTTTGTTGTTGAGAAACCACCTgatatatatgcatgtgagattGGACCATGTTTAGAAAATCGACGGATGAGAACATAATTCTTGTGcgtagtactcccttcgttcttaaatataagtctttgtagacaTTCCACTATGAATTatatacagagcaaaatgagtaaatctacactctaaaatgcatctatatacatccgtatgtggtccatgataatctctacaaagacttatactctctctgtcccataatgtaagacctTTTTTATACTACACTACTATAAaaaaaaacgtcttatattatggaacggagggagtagaagtCATGCTGCTGTCTAGCATGAGCCGCTTACTGTGGCAGGCACACTGATGTGTTTTATTATTACAGCCGTTCATCCATTCACTTGGACTTACATTCATAGATGCATTACACAGGCAGAGCACAACAAAGCACTGGTGGCTCAAGAATTGATAGATGCAGATAGTACTACGTACTAATGTACGTAGTTGTTTCAGATTGCTGCAGCAGATTCAGGTGTTGGTGGCGGCGTGGGGACTGCTACTGTCACTGGGAGTCCGTTGTGCAGCCATGCAGCGTAGCCTCCTCCCACGTTCTTCACATTCATGAATCCCTGCATACCATATGCATAATATGACCCCGTATGTTTTTTTATACGGCTAGGAAAGATAAATTGATCGTCAAAACAATTTCATTTTACTTGTACTTACAGCTGCTAGAAGATCGATGCAGGCAAGCTCGGACCTCTTGCCGCTCTGACACCCCTGCTCCTCCATCCATGGATGATTAGTGGTAGTAGTATAGTAGTACAACTAAAGGAAATTCAGACAAAATATATTACCATCGTCCTGAAAAATTTGTCTCAAATTTATCTAGATGCGGGTGTATTTAACACCAATATATGTTTAAATCCATCTGTATCTAGATAAATAGACGAGCTTTCCGGGACGGGCGGAGTATGTACAGCTACATGGAAGGACGTACGACGAGTATGTGTTGGTCTGTGCTGAAGAGCGAGGCGACCTGCTCCACGAACCGTGGGTTCTTCTCCCGGGTCCCTGCTCACAGACAGCCACCCACCAAATCAGTTCATCTAATTAAACTAATCCATTCATTTTTTTGCAAATAATTAAAGTAACACATTCATCTTTAGCGGCTAGCGAAAGGTTGCACATGGACGGATAAGCGTCcacatacatgcatggtttgcaTATAGACGGAGGTTAATTGGTGCCTAAGGACAGAGCTGAATCTATGATGGTGGCGGTGTTAGGATCAATAGAAGAGGAGATTAGTTAGCGCGGCATGCCTTGTGGCGTGACGAAGAAGTAGGGGACGTTGAGGGAGCCGCGGATGTGGCCCTTCCCCATCTCCTCCTCCGTCCTCACGTCCAGGTACATCATGCCGTCCTGCTGCTCCTGGAGCTCCCTCGCCACCGTCTGCACGTCCACCGTCGTCACCGCCACGGCCCGTGCCGCCGCCATTTGCACGTCCACCGTCGTCACCCCCACGTCCGGTGCCACCGTCGTCTGCACGTCCACCGTCGTCGCCCCCACGTCCGGTGTCGCCGCCGTTTGCAGGTCcaccgtcttcaccaccacggcCGGTGCTGCCCCCGGCGCCGACTCCGACCTGCACTTCGAAATCCAATCAAACCAAATCGAAGGACCGAGTACGTTAATTCACAATAAGGTGCCGAGGAAGGAACTGATTCATGTCGGATGAACTAATGGCGACGGACCTGCTCATCTCGTTCTCGTGGGAGGAGGTGCCATCGCGCACTTGATAGCAGGGCTGCACAGTCCCTCAGGTGTTTCTTGGGTGTGTTTGTGTGCACTGCTTCTGGAGAACCAACTCAGTGGGTGCAGCTGTTGAGTAAATAGGCAATTTCTTGATTAAATTAATCCATGAGTAAATCACTAGCATGGCATTGACTAAGTTGATGACGTACTGACTCTGATCTAAACATGCACGTATTAAGCAAACAGTAGACAAATCTACACATACTGCGAGTACTGCTAATATGAAAATAATCAGGAGCGGGATAAACAAGTTATACCCTCTAGTAGGCCACGCAGAGGCCGCGGCTTTGGTGGCAGCAGCGGCGTCCTCGGCGGCCTTCTTTTCGGCTGCAGCTTTCTCGGCGGCGGCACGGTCGGCGTCggtggacatggtgatgatgaaggcgacgcggacgtagaggaagtagacgatcGGAAGCGAGCAATCGCGTAATCGCTGCCTAAAAACCTATTCGCCCCTCACCCCGTACAGGAACCAGAAGGGCGTGGTttcggagacctgctctcccgtcgaccgtgtacgcggcggacgggatggagtcaccggcggcagcagcagcaaaggaacgacggtgggcgtgcgcgtgagcagatgtgatctgttcggggcggctagggttaggagacACCGCATACTTATAGGCGCAGCCGCGTGGGCTCGACCCATGTCCGAGTCCGTGACAGCTCACGATCCGACGTCTCAGATCGTGGCCCAGCTGTCAGAAAACTCTCCGTTAGTGACTAGCAAAAATAAGCGCGTAGGTGTGAGCTCGGCTCGCgccgcgtcgtgacgaggcgtggcgtggcgaggcgggcggcggaggaggagtgcgcgagggcctcttctcttctcaagctccaatagcatgtagaagagaaacccttataaaccactccaactcttcttccacttccggggtgggactaaacttcccaccacacctagtgccatataacccacatgggcccttagagatttttcagaaattgcaatatgggcctagagcccatctcagatttcagcaatcccccaccagatctcgagGGCCCATTGTGTCCTCTGTTCCAATTGCTGTTTCGATATACCAGTGTTTCAGTAAAGACCTGTTAAGGTTGAACTTCACCTAGAACAAGTGGCTACATTCCTTCACAACTGAAtaatggactatgccttgaattgtcagtttggcgtaaagaagtttcactacatgtcttactagtactaggctgccgaaggctaacccctcgggtggagcatataagtcacactcctggcctattcatgagctcactagagatcaccccaatctcatagactgtgaccagcagtcgggctcatataggtgtgttcctccaaagatcgctCTGTAGGATAGCATCTTGCTTTTATAAGCTTTGGAACACATTGAGACCGTAGTCATCGTACCAATACAGTATcgagagtattgcatctccaacggagtgggttagtatagttactctcctcagttcaccactggcttgttttcccaggtcctagttcacgggatctccgatcacataggttgggttaccaccatggcaactcatgtgggtctcatacccatctccctcgatgcattatctatcacaacacgtgatagcccttttgtaaagggatctgccagattcttagccgtatggacatagtccaacgctatcactccggagtttcttaattttctgacagcttttaatctcattcttatgtgtttggtggacttcatgttgtcctttgaactcttcaccttggtgatgacagtctgattgtcacagttcataaggatagccgGAACCGGTTTATCAACCAATGGCAAGTCCATCAAAAGATCTCGAAGCCATCTCGCTTCAACACCAGATGTGTCTAATGCCGttaattctgcttccattgtcgatctcgttaagatcgtttgcttgcaagacttccaggaaacagcgccacctccaagagtaaacatatacccagttgtggccttcatctcatcagcatcagagatccaattcgcatcactatacccttcaagtaccgacgggtatccggtatagtgaagtccatagttcatagtacctttcagatagcgcataactctctcaacagcatgccaatgtacatcacccggtttggaaacaaaccggctcagtttgctcacagcaaacgcgatgtcaggcctcgttgcgctcgctaggtacatcagtgaaccaatgatttgagagtatctcaattgatctttagccatgcctttggactttcgaatcaatacgctaggatcatatggtgtttgagatggtgtgcagtccgaatatccaaaacgactcaacaccttctcaacaatgggattgcagaagtgtgatcccaccctcattatctctcagtggttctcagtagcttgatgttcaagataacatcagccacaccaaggtctttcatctcaaagttctgagatagaaacgatttgacctcctcaatgactttgaggtttgttccgaatatcagtatgtcatcaacatacaagcacagtataactccttcgcccccaccatggcgatagtatacacatttgtcagcctcattaacaacgaaaccaacagatgtcagagttgtattaaacttatcatgccattgcttaggtgcttgtttcaggccatataaagattttatcaacctacacacctttctttcctgaccatctatcacaaagccatcaggctgttgcatgtagatttcctcctttagctctccatttagaaaagccgtcttaacatccatctgatggacgagaagaccatgtgaggccgccaacgagagtaatactcgaatggtggtcagtctagccacaggtgaataagtatcaaagaaatcttcctcttcttgctggtcatagcccttggccacaagcctagccttgtacttttcaatcgtaccatcgggcctaagcttctttttgaacacccacttacatcccagtggtttgcaaccatagggacggtcagtgatctcccatgtccctttagccatgatggaatccatctcgctatggaccgcatccttccagtaATCAGCTTCTAGAGAGGCATACGCTTCTGAAATAGATGTGGGAgtatcatccacgaggtacactaagaaatcatcaccaaaggtctttgcagtactttgtctcttgcccctaccaagggtttccttgtcatcctcctcaggattttcatcatgtgtttgttcataatattccatagggatggcaggttcaggagtctcctcagattcctgtctagaagtgctttgcatatctctcataggaaaaatatcctcaaagaatgtagcatccttagactccataattgtaccgaccttctggtcaggtacctcagatttcactactagaaatctatagccaacgctgttcttagcgtagcccaaattaacgcagtccacggtctttggtccaagcttacgctttttggggatcggcacgttgactttcgccaaacagccCCAAGTGCGCAAGTACGAGAGTGTCGTCCTTCTCTTTGCCCATTTCTCATAGGGGTGATCTCATTATCCTTTGtcggaactttattcaggacatgacatgcgtcaatatagcctccccccaccatgccttggataaacccgatgtatctaacatggcgttaaccaaatcagttagagtacggtttttctcgctcggcaaccccgtttgactggggtgaatagggaggcgtcctctcatgaataatgcCATGTTCCGCACAGAAAGAATCAAACTCACTCgagaagtactctccaccacgatctgaccggactcgtttaattttcttttcaagttgattttcaacttctgccttatagattttaaagtagtgtagagcctcatctttagtatttaacagatacacatagcaatatctagtggaatcatctatcaatgtcatgaagtatcttttccacctttagtcaacacaccattcatctcgcaaagatcagaatgtatgagttctaatggtgccaggtgtctctcctccgcggccttatgaggcttgcgaggttgcttagcttgcacacatgaaaggcacttagaac containing:
- the LOC125514621 gene encoding thiosulfate sulfurtransferase 18-like isoform X1, with the protein product MSRSESAPGAAPAVVVKTVDLQTAATPDVGATTVDVQTTVAPDVGVTTVDVQMAAARAVAVTTVDVQTVARELQEQQDGMMYLDVRTEEEMGKGHIRGSLNVPYFFVTPQGTREKNPRFVEQVASLFSTDQHILVLYYYTTTTNHPWMEEQGCQSGKRSELACIDLLAAGFMNVKNVGGGYAAWLHNGLPVTVAVPTPPPTPESAAAI
- the LOC125514621 gene encoding thiosulfate sulfurtransferase 18-like isoform X3, encoding MSRSESAPGAAPAVVVKTVDLQTAATPDVGATTVDVQTTVAPDVGVTTVDVQMAAARAVAVTTVDVQTVARELQEQQDGMMYLDVRTEEEMGKGHIRGSLNVPYFFVTPQGTREKNPRFVEQVASLFSTDQHILGCQSGKRSELACIDLLAAGFMNVKNVGGGYAAWLHNGLPVTVAVPTPPPTPESAAAI
- the LOC125514621 gene encoding thiosulfate sulfurtransferase 18-like isoform X2, which translates into the protein MSRSESAPGAAPAVVVKTVDLQTAATPDVGATTVDVQTTVAPDVGVTTVDVQMAAARAVAVTTVDVQTVARELQEQQDGMMYLDVRTEEEMGKGHIRGSLNVPYFFVTPQGTREKNPRFVEQVASLFSTDQHILVGCQSGKRSELACIDLLAAGFMNVKNVGGGYAAWLHNGLPVTVAVPTPPPTPESAAAI